From Rana temporaria chromosome 7, aRanTem1.1, whole genome shotgun sequence, the proteins below share one genomic window:
- the LOC120945262 gene encoding uncharacterized protein LOC120945262: MLSPAEETDKPTESQQVRSSSRERSLTEKGKEMHEETVKKNEKAFNKVCNSWKELAKECRTKLKGFCSTEDFNTRLKEIKAKEALVHQQYESMCRNNSTTPYVVKKMDACTALTAEICNLISKRLENVDEIFNDQLEKERVRMVLNKEEHESVFGNSETETVLSESLPDSNASSRATSRSSKRADAEADLAAKIEQAKATQQMREEQAKLNKLEAEIKLKLDEEKTRLQQLQAENEVKVAAARVKAYNAYDSLEIYEQETDHNVQYLCQNNEPRNSLNPKAVPFQPSNTPLGVPRPNEEVSLTPGLASLLISNRLPIPEPTVFTGDPLKFIDWKISFMALIDQKPLPVCEKMLYLKRYLGGEARKAVEGFFYRNSEDAYLGAWGILQDRYGGPFIVQRAFRERLAKWPKISANDPVALREFADFLQGCVEAIPHVKGLAILNDCEENHKLLKKLPEWIVRRWSRIAVDELDKSQEYPTFARFTEFLQREAKIACNPIASPFLLSTKTTDERIPKRAKALNTSTQMKPSTFNVPNISASRPKPPCLVCKDETHGVAKCLTFAAKTIDEKRAFIHENHLCFGCLRKGHTTKDCKGRHTCSICSRRHPTCLHIQRDTEPVKASNDDSVGMRNKANDNVPKVMSHTLTRHTSATSCIVPVLLSATTEPQREILTYALLDTQSDSTFILADLVSKLSVSTKPLQLRLSTMTAVDTVISSQIAHGLQVRGFNSEVQVQLRQAYTRDFIPVDKSHIPTKETALQWSHLKHLANKLQPLQDCEVGLLIGYDCPSALAPLEVVIGSENEPFAQKTMLGWSIVGSANPHLDRPGSQSFVHRVAVKEMPMPPVADVLKALEMDFIERNYEDKYVSQDDVRFVQFLSETIMKRKDGHYEMPLPFKDNSQLALPNNKRLALIRLHHLKKRLKGNRQYHEHYTAFMEETIRKGDAEPAPSLSEEETVWYIPHHGVYHPKKPDKLRVVFDCSAKFKGISLNDTLLTGPDLINSLVGVLCRFRKEAVAVICDIEKMFHQFYIPSEMRNYLRFLWWENGQLETEPKEYRMAVHLFGASSSPGCANFGLKYLARQHKSEHPSASAFIEKNFYVDDGLTSVPTVSEASNLILETQGLCKMPAYDCISSTLIKGTSCPV, encoded by the coding sequence ATGTTGTCACCTGCTGAAGAAACAGACAAACCCACAGAGTCACAACAGGTACGATCCAGCTCTAGAGAGCGAAGCCTAACAGAAAAGGGCAAAGAAATGCACGAAGAAACAGTTAAGAAAAATGAAAAGGCATTCAACAAGGTGTGCAACTCTTGGAAGGAGCTAGCAAAGGAATGTAGGACAAAGTTAAAAGGTTTCTGCTCAACTGAAGACTTTAATACAAGATTGAAAGAGATTAAAGCCAAAGAAGCGTTAGTGCACCAACAGTATGAGTCCATGTGCCGAAATAATTCCACTACCCCGTACGTTGTTAAGAAAATGGATGCATGCACCGCGTTAACGGCTGAAATCTGCAACCTCATCAGCAAGCGGCTAGAGAATGTAGATGAAATCTTTAACGATCAACTTGAGAAGGAAAGGGTGAGGATGGTGCTTAATAAAGAAGAGCATGAGTCAGTCTTTGGAAACTCAGAAACAGAAACTGTCCTCTCAGAGTCATTACCAGACTCCAACGCAAGCTCAAGAGCCACTTCCAGATCTAGCAAACGCGCTGACGCAGAAGCAGATCTTGCAGCCAAAATAGAACAGGCAAAGGCGACGCAACAGATGCGCGAGGAGCAAGCTAAGCTGAACAAACTAGAGGCAGAAATTAAACTGAAGTTGGATGAGGAAAAGACAAGACTACAACAGCTACAAGCAGAAAATGAAGTCAAGGTAGCTGCAGCAAGAGTGAAAGCCTACAACGCTTATGATAGTCTTGAAATTTACGAACAGGAGACAGACCACAATGTGCAATACCTCTGCCAAAATAATGAACCACGAAACTCATTGAATCCAAAGGCTGTGCCATTTCAACCTTCAAATACACCACTTGGGGTGCCAAGACCAAATGAAGAAGTTAGTCTAACCCCAGGACTTGCAAGTCTGCTTATCTCCAACCGTCTCCCTATACCTGAACCAACTGTATTCACAGGTGATCCTTTGAAGTTCATAGATTGGAAGATATCCTTTATGGCGCTGATTGATCAGAAACCACTCCCTGTGTGCGAAAAAATGCTGTACTTGAAGAGGTATCTCGGTGGTGAAGCTCGTAAGGCAGTGGAAGGGTTCTTCTATCGAAATTCAGAAGATGCCTATCTAGGTGCTTGGGGAATCCTACAGGACAGGTATGGAGGTCCATTCATAGTGCAAAGAGCCTTCAGAGAAAGGTTGGCTAAATGGCCAAAGATATCAGCAAATGACCCTGTAGCATTAAGAGAGTTTGCAGATTTCCTTCAAGGTTGTGTGGAGGCCATTCCTCATGTTAAAGGCCTAGCTATTCTAAATGATTGTGAAGAAAACCACAAGCTTCTCAAGAAACTGCCTGAATGGATCGTGCGCAGATGGAGTCGCATCGCCGTGGACGAGCTGGACAAGTCCCAAGAATACCCAACCTTTGCTCGTTTCACAGAGTTCCTGCAAAGGGAAGCTAAGATTGCATGCAACCCCATTGCCTCTCCTTTTCTCCTCAGTACCAAGACTACAGATGAGAGAATTCCCAAGAGAGCCAAGGCGCTCAACACAAGCACTCAAATGAAGCCCTCTACCTTCAACGTTCCAAATATCTCAGCTTCAAGACCGAAACCACCTTGCCTAGTCTGCAAAGACGAAACACACGGTGTCGCTAAATGTCTGACTTTTGCGGCAAAGACCATCGATGAAAAGAGGGCCTTTATTCACGAAAACCATCTCTGTTTTGGTTGCTTAAGAAAGGGCCACACTACAAAAGACTGCAAAGGAAGACACACGTGTAGCATATGCAGTCGACGTCATCCAACCTGTTTGCACATACAGAGAGACACTGAGCCTGTCAAGGCATCAAACGATGATTCAGTAGGCATGAGAAATAAGGCAAACGACAACGTTCCCAAAGTTATGTCCCATACTTTGACAAGACATACGTCTGCCACATCCTGCATTGTTCCAGTTCTGTTGTCAGCTACTACGGAGCCTCAGAGGGAAATCCTCACTTATGCCTTACTTGACACACAGAGTGATTCAACCTTTATTCTGGCAGACCTGGTATCGAAGTTAAGTGTGAGCACCAAGCCATTACAGCTAAGGCTCAGCACAATGACAGCGGTTGACACAGTTATTTCAAGCCAAATTGCTCACGGTCTGCAAGTGCGTGGCTTCAACTCCGAAGTTCAAGTCCAACTCCGTCAAGCCTATACAAGAGATTTCATTCCAGTAGATAAGTCTCACATCCCCACTAAGGAGACTGCACTCCAGTGGTCACACCTCAAACACTTGGCAAACAAGTTACAGCCACTTCAAGATTGCGAAGTAGGACTACTGATCGGTTATGACTGCCCATCAGCACTGGCTCCCTTGGAGGTTGTTATCGGCTCCGAAAATGAACCCTTCGCTCAAAAAACTATGCTCGGCTGGAGCATTGTAGGATCAGCAAATCCACATCTTGATAGACCGGGTAGCCAGAGCTTCGTACACAGAGTCGCAGTGAAAGAAATGCCAATGCCGCCGGTCGCTGATGTGTTAAAGGCTTTAGAAATGGACTTCATTGAAAGAAATTATGAAGATAAGTACGTGTCTCAAGATGATGTTCGCTTCGTGCAGTTTCTCTCGGAAACTATAATGAAAAGGAAAGATGGACACTACGAGATGCCGTTACCCTTCAAAGACAACAGTCAACTGGCACTACCAAACAATAAGAGGCTGGCCCTTATTCGACTTCATCATCTAAAGAAAAGATTAAAGGGAAATAGACAGTACCATGAACACTACACTGCATTCATGGAAGAAACAATCAGAAAAGGTGATGCAGAACCAGCCCCTTCATTATCAGAGGAAGAGACAGTGTGGTACATCCCACATCACGGGGTTTATCACCCCAAGAAGCCAGACAAGTTAAGAGTTGTCTTTGATTGTTCAGCAAAGTTCAAAGGCATCTCCCTAAACGATACCTTGCTGACAGGTCCCGACCTGATAAACTCTCTAGTGGGAGTCCTCTGTCGCTTCAGGAAGGAAGCAGTTGCTGTGATATGCGACATTGAAAAGATGTTCCATCAGTTCTATATCCCCTCAGAAATGCGCAATTACTTAAGGTTCCTTTGGTGGGAGAACGGTCAGTTGGAAACAGAACCGAAAGAATACAGAATGGCAGTTCACCTTTTCGGTGCCAGCTCCTCTCCAGGATGTGCCAATTTCGGCCTTAAGTATCTTGCACGACAACACAAGTCAGAACATCCCTCAGCATCAGCCTTCATCGAGAAGAACTTTTATGTCGACGACGGCCTAACTAGCGTTCCAACAGTCAGCGAAGCTTCGAATCTAATCCTCGAAACTCAAGGATTATGTAAAATGCCGGCCTACGACTGCATAAGTTCAACTCTAATAAAAGGGACGTCCTGTCCTGTATAG